In the Bacillus amyloliquefaciens DSM 7 = ATCC 23350 genome, AAGCCGAATGCAGCTTTGCTGAATGTCTCATCCATTGATTTTTTATCGAACCAGCCAAGGTCGCCGCCGTTGTCTTTTGAGCTGTCAGTTGAGTATTCTTTCGCAAGCGTTTCAAACTTCTCGCCTTTTTTCAGCTTTTTCTCCACTTCGTCAGCTGTCTTTTTATCAGCGACAAGGATGTGGCTCGCACGGATTTTACCTTTTAAGCCGTCGTAATATTCTTTCGTGTCGGAGTCAGTGACTTTGATGTTGTCTTTCGCCGCTTTTTGGGCAAGCAGTTCGTATTTCACCTGATCTTTCAGGTAATCTTCGCCGTACTGCTGTTTAAGGGCGCTGTACTGGTCGCCGAGCTGAGTTTTGTACTCTTTCAGCTTGTTATCAATTTCTTTATCCGATACTTTGTATTTTTTGGCTAATACTTTTTCTTGTACGAGCTGTGTCAGCACACTTGCGCCCGCGGTTTTTTTCATGTTCGTGTAGAGCTCGCCTTTTGTCACATTGCCGGCATCCGTCTTGGCAATCACGTCGTTGTCGCCGCTGCTGCATGCGCTGAGAGCGAGGACGCTCGTTGCCGTAATAGTTGCTATCGCGATTTTCTTCATTCCTTTAAACACTCCTAATCATCCAAATTAAATTGCATATGCGTATCATAACATATTGTGGCTTTCTGTAAAAAGATTTTAAATAAAGGGCATTCGTCTAGTCAAACTTTTTCCTGATACATACAAATATATTGATCATGAAAAGGAGGTAATGAACCATGGGCGGAGGATATTCAAACGGTTTTGCGCTGCTCGTAGTACTGTTCATTTTGCTTGTTATTGTAGGGGCAGCTTACATTTGCTAAGCGGACCGGATCGCTTTTTCTAAAGCGGTCCATTTTCTTACCCGAGCGCCTAAT is a window encoding:
- a CDS encoding peptidylprolyl isomerase, with the translated sequence MKKIAIATITATSVLALSACSSGDNDVIAKTDAGNVTKGELYTNMKKTAGASVLTQLVQEKVLAKKYKVSDKEIDNKLKEYKTQLGDQYSALKQQYGEDYLKDQVKYELLAQKAAKDNIKVTDSDTKEYYDGLKGKIRASHILVADKKTADEVEKKLKKGEKFETLAKEYSTDSSKDNGGDLGWFDKKSMDETFSKAAFGLKVGQVSDPVKTKFGYHIIKKTEERGKYDDMKKELKEEVLKQKLNDNSAVQAAIQKVMKKADVKVEDKDLKDTFNTSASTSSESK
- a CDS encoding YjcZ family sporulation protein, translated to MGGGYSNGFALLVVLFILLVIVGAAYIC